The following are from one region of the Colius striatus isolate bColStr4 chromosome Z, bColStr4.1.hap1, whole genome shotgun sequence genome:
- the LOC133628773 gene encoding endogenous retrovirus group K member 5 Gag polyprotein-like — protein sequence MGHVHSTERQLFVAMVKTLLKSRNIFVTTKQVGGFLEFIDTVCPWFPNKGTINLETWNKVGENIKGYYAANGPDKIPIDAFPLWILIKECLQGDTEYDKWQRQTRPRSRSADSGLKPSALTNPDSQPSAPPEYPSIINNEQKDIQESKFKNPFLMYSNTGGKKCRPLKQSKSALRPIELSEELSSDEEAELEKEAAQYHNEDDQVFVNTPFKLKKQQTLLKKEPVVLPAIEAGRRPPPPDIYHQISPHSPLQLSLLQAKQQGEDVSGFSKILHAYPITYAPHPTQANVRIATYTSITFKNLKELKTAAAQYGATAPYTIAILETIAAEVLPPWDWKGLAKATLTGGEYLLWLTDFMDSCYDYSQKPHFRQQGITHEMLAGAGPHVDLAQQLTYPAATYDAIREIGLKAWKGLPRHGTSREELTKVRQGPDEPYHDFVSRLLQTSSRLIQDTDSAMILVKELAFENANNICQSILRPWKNKSTLNDYIRLCSDVSSGYIQGIVTAAAQQGKPVEQVLAAMQFKKNRRVAGPPGSCFHCGQMGHQVRQCPNKKIPSNNGKNPGLCPKCKKGNHWANECRSKYDKNGNSLQSGNFSMGLPRAHPNKQGMYPVQVQTSEHQLNNPFHNSTEPPVIVPDWTCVPPPTSY from the coding sequence atgggacatgtacatagtacggaaagacagctgtttgtagctatggttAAGACGTTGTTAAAAAGTCGAAATATATTTGTAACCACCAAgcaagtgggtggatttttagaatttatagacactgtgtgtccttggtttccgaataaaggcactattaacTTGGAAACCTGGAATAAGgtcggtgaaaacattaaaggctattatgctgctaacggccctgataagatccctatagatgcttttcctttatggattttaattaaagaatgtttacaaggtgatactgaatatgataaatggcaacgacaaacacgtcctcgatctcgttcagcggattcaggtttaaaaccttctgctcttactaatcccgattcacaaccctctgctccacctgaatatccatcaataatcaataatgaacaaaaagatattcaggaatctaaatttaaaaatccctttcttatgtactcaaatacgggaggtaaaaaatgccgaccgttaaaacaaagcaagagcgccttgagacctatagaattatctgaagaattatcctccgatgaggaagctgaattagaaaaagaagctgctcagtatcataatgaagatgatcaagtgtttgttaatacgccttttaaattgaagaaacagcaaacacttttaaaaaaggaacctgttgttttaccagcaatagaagctggtagacgtccgccccctcctgacatataccatcaaatatcacctcactcacccttacagttatcattgctacaagctaaacaacaaggtgaagatgtgagtgggttttcaaaaatattgcatgcttatcctataacatatgctcctcaccctactcaagccaatgttagaattgctacatatacatccattacatttaagaatcttaaagaattgaaaacagctgctgctcaatatggtgcaacTGCACCATATACTATTGCTATTCTAGAGACCattgcagctgaagttcttcccccatgggactggaaaggcttagctaaagctaccttaacgggaggagaatatttgttatggcttacagattttatggattcctgttatgattattctcaaaaaccacactttcgccaacaaggaattactcatgaaatgttagctGGCGCAGGACCGCATGTTGATCTGGCACAACAATTAACTTACCCTGCTGCGACATATGATGCCATTCgagaaattggtttgaaagcctggaaagggctacctagacatggaacgtctagggaagaattaactaaagtccgacagggaccagacgaaccttatcatgattttgtatctcgtttgttacaaacttcatctaggctcatacaagacaccgattcagctatgattttagttaaggaattagcttttgaaaatgctaataatatctgtcaatccatattaagaccttggaaaaataaatcaacattaaacgactatatcagattatgttctgatgttagctctgggtatattcaaggcatagtcactgctgcagcacaacagggcaaacctgttgagcaagttttagctgcaatgcaatttaagaaaaacagaagggttgcaggccctcctggtagctgttttcattgcggacaaatggggcatcaagtacgtcaatgtcctaataaaaagattccaagtaataatggaaaaaatccaggtttatgcccaaaatgcaaaaagggtaatcattgggctaatgaatgccgatctaaatatgataagaacGGCAATTCCTTACAGTcgggaaacttctcaatgggcttgccccgggcccacccaaacaaacaggggatgtatcctgtgcaggtgcaaacctcagagcaccagctaaacaatccatttcacaactccaccgagccaccagtcatagtgccggactggacctgtgttcctcctcccacttcgtatTAA